Proteins encoded within one genomic window of Ideonella dechloratans:
- a CDS encoding dihydrofolate reductase, producing the protein MIRPTVLVLIAAVARNGVIGRDNQLLWHLPEDMAHFRETTRGAPVIMGRKTWESLPPRFRPLPGRRNIVLSRQAGYVAEGAEVVATLEDAMLRLQASPQAFVIGGEQLYRLALPRADQLVLTELDRDYEGDAHFPAWDPDTFAEVERRPAQSAPADGPRYAFVTYQRRPGA; encoded by the coding sequence ATGATCCGCCCGACGGTGCTGGTCCTGATCGCCGCGGTGGCCCGCAATGGCGTGATCGGCCGCGACAACCAGTTGCTCTGGCACCTGCCCGAGGACATGGCGCATTTCCGCGAGACCACCCGCGGCGCGCCGGTCATCATGGGCCGCAAGACCTGGGAATCCCTGCCTCCGCGCTTTCGGCCCTTGCCCGGGCGGCGCAACATCGTGCTCAGCCGCCAGGCCGGTTATGTGGCCGAAGGGGCGGAGGTGGTCGCCACGCTGGAGGACGCCATGCTGCGCCTCCAGGCATCCCCCCAGGCCTTCGTGATCGGCGGCGAACAGCTCTACCGCCTGGCCCTGCCGCGCGCCGACCAGCTCGTGCTCACCGAACTCGACCGCGACTACGAGGGCGACGCCCATTTCCCGGCCTGGGATCCGGACACTTTTGCCGAGGTCGAACGTCGCCCCGCGCAGTCGGCGCCGGCCGACGGCCCCCGTTACGCCTTTGTCACCTACCAGCGGCGCCCCGGCGCCTGA
- a CDS encoding DUF4337 domain-containing protein, with product MSGHGFHVHGPHDHELEHAAHADPGGMAGQLAVVTAILATVGALFSYMGGTAQANAVLDKNTAAIKKTEASDQWNFYQAKSSKQSLAELAAVLAPEAKRADYEQQAQRYKTEKEAIKVQAEALEKESKDWDERSEQQLHIHHRWAQATTVLQVAIALAAIALLTRRRWLEWATIGGGVVGIAIGVAALLHL from the coding sequence ATGTCCGGTCACGGTTTCCATGTCCACGGTCCCCACGATCACGAACTCGAACACGCCGCCCACGCCGATCCCGGCGGCATGGCAGGCCAGCTGGCGGTGGTGACCGCCATCCTGGCCACGGTGGGCGCGCTGTTCTCCTACATGGGCGGCACCGCCCAGGCCAATGCCGTGCTGGACAAGAACACGGCCGCCATCAAGAAGACCGAAGCCTCGGACCAGTGGAACTTCTACCAGGCCAAGAGCAGCAAGCAGAGCCTGGCGGAGTTGGCCGCCGTGCTGGCGCCGGAGGCCAAGCGGGCCGACTACGAACAGCAGGCCCAGCGCTACAAGACCGAGAAGGAGGCCATCAAGGTCCAGGCCGAGGCGCTGGAGAAGGAATCCAAGGACTGGGATGAGCGCTCCGAACAGCAGCTGCACATCCACCACCGCTGGGCCCAGGCCACCACGGTGCTGCAGGTGGCCATCGCGCTGGCCGCCATCGCCCTGCTGACCCGGCGCCGCTGGCTGGAATGGGCCACGATCGGTGGCGGCGTGGTGGGCATCGCCATCGGCGTGGCCGCCCTGCTGCACCTGTGA